The proteins below are encoded in one region of Triticum aestivum cultivar Chinese Spring chromosome 1B, IWGSC CS RefSeq v2.1, whole genome shotgun sequence:
- the LOC123093090 gene encoding pectinesterase-like translates to MAAYHPAATLSFLLVLSLFLLARSDPAPSTPVPPSTACNDTTDPTFCRSVLPANGTGNLYTYGRFSAAKSLSNANRFLGLVNRYLARGSLSDAAVAALQDCQLLSGLNIDFLSAAGATLNTTKSTLLDPQAEDVQTLLSAILTNQQTCADGLQAAASAWSVRSGLAVPMANSTKLYSISLSLFTRAWVPRGKGRKPRPASSSTKPPRQRGRGLFDATDDEMVRRMALEGAAAAVSVAGAVTVDQSGAGNYTTVGDAVAAAPSNLGASSGYFVIHVAAGVYEENVVVPKNKKYVMMVGDGIGQTVITGNRSVVDGWTTFNSATFAVLGQGFVAVNMTFRNTAGPAKHQAVALRSGADLSTFYQCSFEGYQDTLYTHSLRQFYRACDVYGTVDYVFGNAAVVFQDCTLYNRLPMAGQSNTVTAQGRSDPNQNTGTTIQGCSIVAAPELAANTAFATATYLGRPWKMYSRTVIMQSDVAGLVDPAGWMPWSGDFALSTLYYAEYDNSGAGSDTSRRVNWPGYHVLNSTVDAGNFTVANMVLGDFWLPQTGVPFTIGLN, encoded by the exons ATGGCGGCGTACCACCCTGCCGCGACGCTCTCCTTCCTCCTCGTGCTCTCACTCTTCCTCCTGGCCCGCTCCGACCCGGCGCCGTCCACGCCGGTGCCGCCGTCCACTGCGTGCAACGACACGACGGACCCCACATTCTGCCGGTCCGTCCTCCCGGCCAACGGCACCGGCAACCTCTACACCTACGGCCGCTTCTCCGCCGCCAAGTCCCTCTCCAATGCCAACAGGTTCCTCGGCCTCGTCAACCGGTACCTCGCCCGCGGCAGCCTCTCCGACGCCGCGGTCGCCGCGCTGCAGGACTGCCAGCTCCTCTCCGGGCTCAACATCGACTTCCTCTCCGCCGCGGGCGCCACGCTGAACACGACCAAGTCGACGCTCCTCGACCCGCAGGCCGAGGACGTGCAGACGCTGCTGTCGGCGATCCTGACCAACCAGCAGACGTGCGCCGACGGCCTGCAGGCCGCCGCGTCGGCGTGGTCCGTGCGCAGCGGCCTCGCCGTGCCCATGGCCAACAGCACCAAGCTCTACAGCATCTCGCTGTCGCTCTTCACCCGGGCGTGGGTGCCTCGCGGCAAGGGCAGGAAGCCGAGGCCGGCGTCGTCGTCCACGAAGCCGCCTCGGCAGCGCGGGAGGGGGCTGTTCGACGCCACCGACGACGAGATGGTGCGCAGGATGGCGCTCGagggggccgcggcggcggtgtcGGTTGCTGGCGCGGTCACCGTGGACCAGAGCGGCGCGGGGAACTACACGACCGTCGGGGACGCCGTGGCGGCGGCGCCGAGCAACCTTGGCGCGAGCAGCGGGTACTTCGTGATACACGTGGCCGCGGGCGTGTACGAGGAGAATGTGGTGGTGCCCAAGAACAAGAAGTATGTCATGATGGTCGGCGACGGCATCGGCCAGACGGTGATCACCGGCAACCGGAGCGTGGTCGACGGCTGGACCACCTTCAACTCCGCCACGTTCG CTGTGCTCGGGCAAGGGTTCGTGGCGGTGAATATGACGTTCCGCAACACGGCGGGGCCGGCGAAGCACCAGGCGGTGGCGCTCCGGAGCGGCGCGGACCTCTCCACGTTCTACCAGTGCAGCTTCGAGGGGTACCAGGACACGCTCTACACCCACTCCCTCCGCCAGTTCTACCGCGCGTGCGACGTCTACGGCACCGTCGACTACGTCTTCGGCAACGCCGCCGTCGTGTTCCAGGACTGCACGCTCTACAACCGGCTGCCGATGGCCGGCCAGAGCAACACCGTGACGGCGCAGGGCCGCTCCGACCCGAACCAGAACACGGGCACCACCATCCAGGGCTGCTCCATCGTggccgcgccggagctcgccgccaaCACGGCCTTCGCCACCGCCACCTACCTGGGGCGGCCGTGGAAGATGTACTCGCGCACGGTGATCATGCAGTCGGACGTGGCCGGGCTCGTCGACCCGGCGGGGTGGATGCCGTGGAGCGGCGACTTCGCGCTCAGCACGCTCTACTACGCCGAGTACGACAACTCCGGGGCTGGGTCGGACACGAGCAGGAGGGTGAACTGGCCGGGGTACCATGTGCTCAACAGCACCGTGGACGCCGGTAACTTCACCGTCGCCAACATGGTGCTCGGGGACTTCTGGCTGCCGCAAACCGGCGTGCCCTTCACCATCGGGCTCAACTGA
- the LOC100037644 gene encoding DNA replication licensing factor MCM2: MDDSENNAPSTPGSPGFSTDRLPPNTTTSRGATDPSSYSDDDGEAEVDPNVLPEDDGATVIRDEEEDDGEDLFNDDYLNDYRRMDEQDQYESVGLDDSIEDERNLDEIMADRRAAEAELHARDVRTGATADRKLPRMLHDQDTDEDMNFRRPKRHRANFRQPSGGPRTPRSDDDGDGLTPSSPGRSQPYSGGDVPMTDQTDDDGYEDEFDEEDEMNMYRVQGTLREWVTRDEVRRFIAKKFKEFLLTYVNPKNEQGEFEYVRLINEMVLANKCSLEIDYKQFIYIHPNIAIWLADAPQSVLEVMEEVGKNVVFDLHKNYRNIHQKIYVRITNLPVYDQIRNIRQIHLNTMIRIGGVVTRRSGVFPQLQQVKYDCSKCGTVLGPFFQNSYTEVRVGSCPECQSKGPFTVNIEQTIYRNYQKLTLQESPGIVPAGRLPRYKEVILLNDLIDCARPGEEIEVTGIYTNNFDLSLNTKNGFPVFATVVEANYVSKKQDLFSAYKLTDEDKAEIEKLSKDPRISERIVKSIAPSIYGHEDIKTAIALAMFGGQEKNVKGKHRLRGDINCLLLGDPGTAKSQFLKYVEKTGHRAVYTTGKGASAVGLTAAVHKDPVTREWTLEGGALVLADRGICLIDEFDKMNDQDRVSIHEAMEQQSISISKAGIVTSLQARCSVIAAANPVGGRYDSSKTFTQNVELTDPIISRFDVLCVVKDIVDPFTDEMLARFVVDSHARSQPKGGNLEDRVVADEEDDPLTVARNADPDILSQDMLKKYITYAKLNVFPKIHDADLDKISHVYAELRRESSHGQGVPIAVRHIESIIRMSEAHAKMHLRSYVSQEDVDMAIRVLLDSFISTQKFGVQKALQKNFRKYMTYKKDYNELLLLLLRTLVKEALHFEEIVSGSTARLTHVEVKVDDLKNKAQEYEIYDLRPFFSSSHFSDNSFVLDEGRGIIRHPVAA; this comes from the exons ATG GACGACTCGGAGAACAACGCGCCGTCGACCCCGGGCTCGCCGGGCTTCAGCACCGACCGGCTGCCGCCCAACACCACCACCAGCCGCGGCGCCACCGACCCGTCCTCCTACTCGGACGACGATGGCGAGGCGGAGGTCGACCCCAATGTGCTCCCCGAGGACGACGGCGCCACCGTTATCcgcgacgaggaggaagacgatggggaGGACCTCTTCAACGACGACTACCTCAA TGATTACCGAAGAATGGATGAGCAGGATCAGTATGAGTCGGTTGGGTTAGATGACTCGATAGAGGATGAGAGGAACCTGGATGAGATCATGGCTGATCGAAGGGCTGCAGAAGCGGAACTTCATGCAAGGGATGTGAGGACTGGTGCAACAGCTGATCGAAAATTACCTCGTATGCTTCATGATCAGG ATACAGATGAGGACATGAACTTCAGGCGTCCTAAAAGGCACAGGGCTAATTTTAGACAACCAAGTGGAGGACCAAGAACACCCAgaagtgatgatgatggtgatggtctCACTCCTAGTTCACCTGGAAGATCGCAGCCATATTCTGGCGGTGATGTGCCTATGACTGATCAGACCGATGATGATGGATATGAG GATGAatttgatgaagaagatgagatgaaCATGTATCGTGTGCAAGGAACACTTCGAGAGTGGGTCACAAGAGATGAAGTCCGGCGCTTCATCGCAAAGAAATTTAAAGAATTTCTTCTTACATATGTAAACCCTAAGAATGAACAAGGAGAGTTTGAATATGTCAGACTAATTAATGAGATGGTTTTAG CTAACAAGTGTAGTTTGGAGATAGACTACAAGCAATTTATTTATATACACCCAAACATTGCCATCTGGTTGGCTGATGCACCTCAATCAGTGCTGGAAGTTATGGAGGAAGTGGGCAAAAATGTTGTTTTTGATCTCCACAAGAATTACAGAAACATTCATCAAAAAATATATGTGCGAATAACCAACCTTCCTGTCTATGATCAAATACGCAATATCAG GCAAATTCATCTGAACACAATGATTCGAATTGGGGGTGTTGTTACTCGAAGGTCAGGTGTGTTCCCTCAGCTGCAGCAGGTCAAGTATGACTGTAGCAAATGTGGAACTGTCCTGGGTCCTTTCTTCCAGAACTCTTACACTGAAGTAAGGGTTGGGTCTTGCCCTGAATGCCAATCCAAAGGTCCATTTACTGTCAACATTGAGCAA ACTATATACAGGAACTATCAGAAACTCACTCTTCAGGAAAGCCCAGGGATTGTTCCTGCTGGCAGGCTTCCCAGGTACAAGGAAGTGATACTtctgaatgatctgattgactgtGCTCGTCCAGGAGAGGAAATT GAGGTTACAGGGATATACACAAACAATTTTGACCTGTCTTTAAATACAAAGAATGGTTTCCCAGTTTTTGCCACAGTGGTGGAGGCAAACTATGTATCAAAGAAGCAGGACCTGTTCTCTGCATACAAATTAACAGATGAGGACAAGGCAGAGATTGAGAAGTTGTCAAAGGATCCTCGTATCAGTGAAAGG ATTGTCAAATCAATTGCACCATCCATTTATGGTCATGAAGATATCAAGACTGCCATTGCACTAGCTATGTTTGGGGGGCAAGAAAAGAACGTGAAGGGAAAACATCGCCTAAGAGGTGATATTAATTGTCTCCTCTTAGGTGACCCAGGCACTGCAAAATCCCAATTTCTCAA GTATGTCGAGAAAACAGGACACAGGGCTGTATACACAACTGGGAAAGGAGCTTCTGCTGTTGGACTCACCGCAGCAGTTCACAAGGATCCAGTAACACGGGAGTGGACACTTGAGGGAGGTGCACTGGTTCTTGCTGATAGAGGCATATGCCTTATTGATGAATTTGATAAGATGAATGATCAAGACAG GGTAAGTATTCATGAAGCTATGGAGCAACAAAGTATCAGCATATCAAAGGCAGGAATTGTAACATCACTTCAAGCTCGATGCAGTGTTATTGCTGCAGCAAACCCGGTTGGCGGAAG ATATGATTCTTCGAAGACATTCACGCAAAATGTTGAGCTAACAGATCCTATTATTTCACGTTTTGATGTCCTCTGTGTTGTGAAG GATATTGTTGACCCATTTACAGATGAAATGCTTGCAAGGTTTGTTGTTGATAGCCATGCCAGATCTCAGCCCAAGGGTGGTAACCTTGAAGATAGAGTTGTAGCTGACGAGGAGGATGATCCATTGACTGTTGCCCGAAATGCTGACCCAGAT ATCCTTTCTCAAGACATGCTGAAGAAGTATATCACATATGCTAAGTTGAATGTATTCCCCAAAATACATGATGCTGACCTGGACAAGATTAGCCATGTCTATGCTGAACTTCGACGTGAATCATCT CACGGTCAAGGAGTCCCCATTGCAGTAAGGCATATTGAATCAATCATTCGAATGTCTGAGGCACATGCAAAGATGCATCTGAGAAGCTATGTGTCTCAAGAAGATGTCGACATGGCCATTCGTGTGCTGCTTGACTCCTTCATCTCAACCCAGAAATTTGGTGTCCAGAAGGCACTTCAGAAG AATTTCCGGAAATACATGACGTACAAGAAGGATTACAATGAACTGCTTCTGCTCCTTCTGCGCACCCTGGTCAAGGAGGCGCTGCACTTTGAAGAAATCGTGTCGGGATCAACCGCACGCCTGACTCATGTGGAGGTTAAAGTGGATGACCTGAAGAACAAG GCCCAAGAGTATGAGATCTACGACCTGAGGCCGTTCTTCTCCAGCTCGCACTTCAGCGACAACAGTTTTGTCCTGGACGAAGGACGTGGGATCATCAGGCATCCAGTTGCAGCATAA